The nucleotide window gaaagaatatgaattaatgATACTGATCTCTCCACGCCTCTGTTTCTTGCTTTTCTGCGAGGATAAGataattaagaagaagaagaaccaaAACGAAAGATTGAGACAAATTAAGCATCAAATTCGATAGAATCCATGGCGATGGGAAGTGTGTTTAACCAAGAAACCAGAACTGGAGCATTTTTCATGGCCACACTGCTCATTTGGGTTTTCTCAGTTTTGTGGGAAATACTAATTAACAAGCGCAAGGAACTGTTCTCAATCGTTCTGGGTTTCATTTTCTACCAATCGGCCAATTGGGTCATCCCCAAATTGCTGCGAAATCGCGATCCCCTCTTTGTCAACACCTGTGTATCTCTTCTCCATTCATCCACTACATCTGCTTCAGTGCTCTTCATTTTGGTCAATCAGTCGATGCTTTCAAATGGGGTAAATGTAAATCAGATGTTTGAACATTCACAGCTTGTTGAACATACATGGCCATGGGCAATTACAGCTTTGTGCTTTTCGTGTGGGTATTTTGCTTATGATCAATTGGATATGCTCCTAAATCGATTGTACAGCGGATGGATTCCTTCGATTCTATTACATCATTTCTTACTCCTTATCTGCTTCACACTTGCCTTGTATCGAAATGTCGCAATCAATTACCTCATTCTTACTCTCATTTGTGAGCTGCATTCTGTGTTTCTGCATCTGCGTAAAGTACGGAGAATGGCGGGTTTTCGTGATTGCAATGGCAGCATTTTTGTAAAAGTGGAATGGGTTCTTAACTGGGCGACTTTTGTTCTAGCAAGAGTTGTGTCTCATATTCTCATTACTGTTAAGCTGATAAGAGATGCTTCAAAGTTTGATAAAGGTGGTGTGGAGCTCCCTCTTGCCCTTTTCGGTATGGCTGGGATGAATTTGCTTAATACTTTCTTAGGAATCGATCTCTTTAAAGCTTACAGGAGAGAGATGAATCCTCAGAGGAGTCGTCAAAATCATCATGATTGATAATTCCAATTGATAGGACATCAAATTGATCAAGAAACCTCTATTGTAGAGTGTATTTTAGGAGTTGTGTTGGGagctttgaactcaagtattatgtctttctttta belongs to Solanum stenotomum isolate F172 chromosome 1, ASM1918654v1, whole genome shotgun sequence and includes:
- the LOC125846464 gene encoding uncharacterized protein LOC125846464 produces the protein MAMGSVFNQETRTGAFFMATLLIWVFSVLWEILINKRKELFSIVLGFIFYQSANWVIPKLLRNRDPLFVNTCVSLLHSSTTSASVLFILVNQSMLSNGVNVNQMFEHSQLVEHTWPWAITALCFSCGYFAYDQLDMLLNRLYSGWIPSILLHHFLLLICFTLALYRNVAINYLILTLICELHSVFLHLRKVRRMAGFRDCNGSIFVKVEWVLNWATFVLARVVSHILITVKLIRDASKFDKGGVELPLALFGMAGMNLLNTFLGIDLFKAYRREMNPQRSRQNHHD